In the Streptomyces fradiae ATCC 10745 = DSM 40063 genome, one interval contains:
- the fomD gene encoding cytidylyl-2-hydroxypropylphosphonate hydrolase, translating to MLWRYRDNADGHVHICRPVTVVRDTPDLLAVWMAPGTECVKPVLADGTPVHEEPLATRYTAPRTTVRTRWSGMGVLKLARPRDPWSVWLFWEDGWEFRSWYVNLESPRVRWSGGVDSEDHYLDISVYPDRSWLWRDEDEFAQAQRAGLMGAAQARRVREAGDAAVELIRAWASPFSDGWEHWRPDPSWAVPELPPDWDRTPARTAP from the coding sequence ATCCTGTGGCGGTACCGGGACAACGCCGACGGCCACGTCCACATCTGCCGCCCGGTGACCGTCGTACGCGACACCCCCGACCTGCTCGCGGTGTGGATGGCGCCCGGCACCGAGTGCGTCAAGCCCGTGCTCGCGGACGGCACGCCCGTGCACGAGGAGCCGCTGGCCACCCGCTACACCGCGCCGCGCACCACCGTCCGCACCCGGTGGAGCGGCATGGGCGTGCTGAAGCTGGCCCGTCCCCGCGACCCGTGGTCGGTGTGGCTGTTCTGGGAGGACGGCTGGGAGTTCCGCAGCTGGTACGTCAACCTGGAGTCGCCCCGCGTGCGCTGGTCCGGCGGCGTGGACTCCGAGGACCACTACCTCGACATCTCCGTCTACCCCGACCGCAGCTGGCTGTGGCGGGACGAGGACGAGTTCGCCCAGGCCCAGCGCGCCGGGCTGATGGGGGCCGCCCAGGCCCGCCGGGTGCGGGAGGCGGGCGACGCCGCCGTGGAGCTGATCCGGGCGTGGGCCTCCCCCTTCTCGGACGGCTGGGAGCACTGGCGCCCCGACCCGTCCTGGGCCGTTCCCGAGCTGCCGCCCGACTGGGACCGCACCCCGGCCCGCACGGCACCGTGA
- a CDS encoding hydrogen peroxide-inducible genes activator — protein sequence MVSPAHSVHKGKQPSLSQLRAFAAVAEHLHFRDAAAAIGMSQPALSGAVSALEEALGVQLLERTTRKVLLSPAGERLAVRARAVLDAVGELLEEAEAVRAPFTGVLRLGVIPTVAPYLLPTVLRLVHERYPDLDLQVHEEQTYSLLEGLGSGRLDVLLLAVPLGVPGVTELPLFDEDFVLVTQDGHPLGGRTDIPRDALRELRLLLLDEGHCLRDQALDICREAGRTDGAAVTTTAAGLSTLVQLVAGGLGVTLLPHTAVRVETGRNPSLVTGRFADPAPSRRVALAMRTGAARAAEFQELAEALRGALAALPVRVLPAEAR from the coding sequence GTGGTCTCCCCGGCACACTCCGTGCACAAGGGCAAGCAGCCCAGTCTGTCCCAGCTCCGGGCGTTCGCGGCGGTAGCCGAGCATCTGCACTTCCGGGACGCGGCGGCGGCGATCGGCATGAGCCAGCCGGCGCTGTCGGGCGCGGTGTCGGCACTCGAGGAGGCACTCGGTGTCCAGCTCCTTGAGCGTACGACGCGTAAGGTGCTGCTCTCACCGGCGGGGGAGCGTCTCGCCGTCCGGGCCAGGGCGGTGCTGGACGCGGTGGGCGAGCTGCTGGAGGAGGCCGAGGCCGTACGGGCCCCCTTCACCGGCGTGCTGCGCCTCGGCGTGATCCCGACCGTCGCGCCCTACCTGCTGCCGACGGTCCTGCGGCTGGTCCACGAGCGGTACCCGGACCTGGACCTCCAGGTGCACGAGGAGCAGACGTACTCGCTGCTGGAGGGGCTGGGCTCCGGGCGGCTCGACGTGCTGCTGCTCGCCGTGCCGCTGGGCGTGCCGGGCGTGACCGAACTGCCGCTGTTCGACGAGGACTTCGTGCTGGTCACACAGGACGGCCATCCGCTGGGCGGCCGCACGGACATCCCGCGCGACGCACTGCGCGAGCTGCGCCTGCTGCTGCTGGACGAGGGCCACTGCCTGCGCGACCAGGCCCTCGACATCTGCCGGGAGGCCGGGCGCACGGACGGCGCCGCGGTCACCACGACGGCGGCCGGGCTTTCGACGCTGGTGCAGCTCGTGGCGGGCGGGCTCGGTGTGACGCTGCTGCCGCACACGGCCGTGCGGGTCGAGACCGGGCGCAACCCCAGCCTGGTGACCGGCCGCTTCGCGGACCCGGCCCCGTCCCGCCGGGTCGCCCTCGCGATGCGCACGGGGGCGGCGCGCGCGGCCGAGTTCCAGGAGCTGGCCGAGGCGCTGCGCGGCGCCCTGGCCGCCCTGCCCGTACGGGTCCTCCCGGCGGAAGCCCGGTAG
- a CDS encoding class II fumarate hydratase: protein MTDTSDGGYRVEYDSMGEVRVPAHAKWRAQTQRAVENFPVSGQRLERAHIEALARVKAAAAKVNAELGVLDPEIARAVRAAAEEVAEGRWDEHFPVDVFQTGSGTSSNMNMNEVLATLASERLGGRPVHPNDHVNASQSSNDVFPSSIHIAATAAVTGDLVPALDHLAAALERKSAQFAEVVKSGRTHLMDATPVTLGQEFGGYAAQVRYGVERLRAALPRLAELPLGGTAVGTGINTPPGFSAAVIAELARDTGLPLTEARDHFEAQGARDGLVETSGQLRTIAVSLTKIANDLRWMASGPRTGLAEINLPDLQPGSSIMPGKVNPVVPEAVLMVAAQVVGNDATVATAGASGNFELNVMLPVMARNLLESVRLLAAAARLLADRTVDGITANAERAREYAESSPSVVTPLNRYIGYEEAAKVAKRSLAERKTIREVVLESGYVERGDLTLEQLDRALDVLRMTRP, encoded by the coding sequence ATGACGGACACGAGTGACGGCGGATACCGGGTCGAGTACGACTCCATGGGCGAGGTGCGGGTCCCCGCGCACGCCAAGTGGCGGGCGCAGACCCAGCGCGCGGTGGAGAACTTCCCCGTGTCGGGGCAGCGCCTGGAGCGCGCGCACATCGAGGCCCTGGCGCGCGTGAAGGCGGCGGCGGCCAAGGTGAACGCGGAGCTGGGGGTGCTGGACCCGGAGATCGCGCGGGCGGTGCGGGCCGCGGCCGAGGAGGTCGCCGAGGGCCGCTGGGACGAGCACTTCCCGGTCGACGTCTTCCAGACCGGCTCGGGCACCTCGTCGAACATGAACATGAACGAGGTCCTCGCCACCCTCGCCTCCGAGCGGCTCGGCGGGCGCCCGGTGCACCCCAACGACCACGTGAACGCGTCCCAGTCGTCGAACGACGTGTTCCCCTCGTCCATCCACATCGCGGCGACCGCCGCCGTGACCGGCGACCTCGTCCCCGCCCTCGACCACCTGGCCGCCGCCCTGGAGCGGAAGTCGGCGCAGTTCGCGGAGGTCGTGAAGTCGGGCCGCACCCATCTGATGGACGCCACGCCGGTGACGCTCGGCCAGGAGTTCGGCGGTTACGCGGCGCAGGTGCGGTACGGCGTGGAGCGGCTGCGGGCGGCCCTGCCGCGCCTGGCCGAGCTGCCGCTGGGCGGCACGGCGGTCGGTACGGGCATCAACACCCCGCCCGGCTTCTCCGCCGCGGTCATCGCGGAGTTGGCGCGGGACACGGGGCTGCCGCTGACCGAGGCGCGGGACCACTTCGAGGCGCAGGGCGCGCGGGACGGGCTGGTGGAGACGTCGGGCCAGCTCCGTACGATCGCCGTCTCCCTCACCAAGATCGCCAACGATCTGCGGTGGATGGCGTCGGGGCCGCGCACCGGTCTCGCGGAGATCAACCTCCCCGACCTCCAGCCGGGTTCGTCGATCATGCCGGGCAAGGTGAACCCGGTGGTCCCCGAGGCCGTCCTGATGGTCGCCGCCCAGGTCGTCGGCAACGACGCGACCGTCGCGACGGCCGGCGCCTCGGGCAACTTCGAGCTGAACGTGATGCTCCCGGTGATGGCGAGGAACCTGCTGGAGTCCGTCCGGCTCCTCGCCGCCGCGGCCCGGCTCCTCGCCGACCGCACGGTCGACGGGATCACCGCCAACGCGGAGCGGGCCCGCGAGTACGCCGAGTCCTCGCCGTCCGTGGTGACCCCCCTCAACCGGTACATCGGGTACGAGGAGGCGGCGAAGGTCGCCAAGCGGTCGCTGGCCGAGCGGAAGACGATCCGCGAGGTCGTGCTGGAGTCCGGGTACGTGGAGCGCGGCGATCTGACGCTCGAACAGCTCGACCGGGCGCTCGACGTCCTGCGGATGACCAGGCCCTGA
- a CDS encoding SpoIIE family protein phosphatase: MPSQAGARAADGPAAGGPDTGAPEAGALGGGLPEAGAPEAGAPAPGAAAGGVPAQGAQGASGAARREGERLRFVGAATRRIARGIDLDEIVLGLCRATVPTFADAILVYLRDPLPVGDERPVDPFVLRLRRADRLRLTEDGPGDLGLLPAGAAVAPDVEQSPAAELCEVRSGGHLAEVLRGVRPVSGDSEAARAALHELLGEGSVVPSGERAVLAPLRGRRRVIGAAVFLRRPERAPFEPNDLLVAAQLATHTALGIDKAVLYGREAYIADELQRTMLPENLPQPTGVRLASRYLPAAETARVGGDWYDAIPLPGSRVALVVGDVMGHSMTSAAIMGQLRTTAQTLAGLDLPPQEVLHHLDEQAQRLGENRMATCLYAVYDPVAHRITIANAGHPPPILLHLGGRAEVLRVPSGAPIGVGGVDFEAVELDAPAGATLLLYTDGLVESRLRDVWTGIEQLRERLAATAQLTGPDHPPPLEALCDDVLDVLGPGDRDDDIALLAARFDGITPSDVAYWFLEPEDAAPGRARRLARRALARWGLEDLGDAVELLVSEVVTNAVRYASRPVTLRLLRTEVLRCEVGDDSPQLPRQRRARDTDEGGRGLFLVNRLARRWGATRLSTGKVVWFELPTRL, encoded by the coding sequence GTGCCGTCCCAGGCGGGCGCCCGCGCCGCGGACGGCCCCGCGGCAGGCGGCCCCGACACGGGTGCCCCGGAGGCGGGAGCCCTCGGTGGGGGCCTCCCGGAGGCGGGAGCCCCCGAGGCGGGTGCGCCCGCGCCGGGCGCCGCGGCCGGCGGCGTCCCCGCCCAGGGGGCCCAGGGCGCCTCGGGCGCCGCGCGGCGGGAGGGCGAGCGGCTGCGGTTCGTGGGCGCCGCGACGCGGCGGATCGCGCGCGGCATCGACCTGGACGAGATCGTGCTGGGCCTGTGCCGGGCCACCGTGCCGACCTTCGCCGACGCGATCCTCGTCTACCTGCGCGACCCGCTGCCCGTCGGCGACGAGCGGCCCGTGGACCCGTTCGTGCTGCGGCTGCGCCGCGCGGACCGGCTGCGTTTAACGGAGGACGGCCCCGGCGACCTCGGGCTGCTGCCCGCCGGGGCGGCCGTGGCGCCCGACGTGGAGCAGAGTCCCGCCGCCGAGCTGTGCGAGGTCCGTTCCGGCGGGCACCTGGCCGAGGTGCTGCGCGGGGTGCGGCCGGTGTCCGGCGACTCGGAGGCCGCCCGCGCCGCGCTGCACGAGCTGCTCGGCGAGGGCTCCGTCGTACCGTCCGGGGAGCGCGCGGTCCTCGCGCCGCTGCGGGGCCGCCGCAGGGTGATCGGCGCCGCCGTGTTCCTGCGCCGCCCGGAGCGCGCCCCGTTCGAGCCGAACGACCTGCTGGTCGCGGCGCAACTGGCGACCCACACGGCGCTCGGCATCGACAAGGCGGTGCTGTACGGGCGGGAGGCGTACATCGCCGACGAGCTCCAGCGGACGATGCTCCCGGAGAACCTGCCGCAGCCGACCGGCGTGCGGCTGGCGTCCCGCTACCTGCCGGCGGCCGAGACGGCGCGGGTCGGCGGCGACTGGTACGACGCGATCCCGCTGCCCGGCAGCCGGGTCGCCCTCGTCGTGGGCGACGTCATGGGCCACTCCATGACCTCCGCCGCGATCATGGGCCAGCTGCGTACGACGGCCCAGACCCTGGCCGGGCTCGACCTGCCGCCGCAGGAGGTGCTGCACCACCTGGACGAGCAGGCGCAGCGGCTCGGCGAGAACCGCATGGCCACCTGCCTGTACGCGGTGTACGACCCGGTAGCGCACCGCATCACCATCGCCAACGCCGGCCACCCGCCGCCGATACTCCTGCACCTGGGCGGCCGGGCCGAGGTGCTGCGGGTCCCGTCGGGCGCGCCGATCGGCGTGGGCGGCGTGGACTTCGAGGCGGTGGAGCTGGACGCCCCGGCGGGCGCGACGCTGCTGCTGTACACCGACGGCCTGGTGGAGTCGCGGCTGCGGGACGTGTGGACCGGGATCGAGCAGCTGCGGGAGCGGCTCGCGGCGACCGCTCAGCTCACCGGCCCGGACCACCCGCCGCCGCTGGAGGCGCTCTGCGACGACGTGCTCGACGTGCTCGGGCCCGGCGACCGGGACGACGACATCGCGCTGCTGGCGGCCCGGTTCGACGGGATAACGCCGAGCGACGTGGCGTACTGGTTCCTGGAGCCGGAGGACGCCGCGCCGGGCCGGGCGCGGCGGCTGGCCCGCAGGGCGCTGGCCCGCTGGGGCCTGGAGGACCTGGGCGACGCGGTGGAGCTGCTGGTCAGCGAGGTCGTCACCAACGCGGTGCGGTACGCGTCGCGGCCGGTGACGCTGCGGCTGCTGCGGACCGAGGTGCTGCGCTGCGAGGTGGGCGACGACTCGCCGCAGCTGCCGCGGCAGCGCCGGGCGCGGGACACCGACGAGGGCGGGCGCGGCCTGTTCCTGGTGAACCGGCTCGCGCGCCGGTGGGGTGCGACCCGGCTGTCCACCGGGAAGGTCGTCTGGTTCGAGCTGCCGACCCGTCTCTGA
- a CDS encoding endonuclease/exonuclease/phosphatase family protein encodes MRWGRDGRGRTAWSRGRVLAVLAALTAWLIVFHPVVPDLPGRPGSLVEAFLPWLGLLVPVLVAAGLVRRSATALLAALLPVTAWAGTFGGLLLPAPDARHDLTVVQHNVSDENADPAGTARALAAARPDLIALQEVTPRALPAYRAALSARYPHHEVRGTVGLWSAHPLTDVRALDIRPRGVEPGWRRALRATASTRHGDVAVYVAHLPSVRLNARGFDAARRDESAGLLGSLLAAEPLDRVVLLGDLNGAVDDRGLAPLTSRLGTAGTGFAFSWPASAPLARIDHVLARRAEVLRIWTLPPTGSDHLPVAARLAY; translated from the coding sequence CTGCGGTGGGGGCGGGACGGACGGGGGCGTACGGCCTGGTCGCGCGGGCGGGTCCTCGCCGTACTGGCGGCGCTCACCGCGTGGCTGATCGTGTTCCATCCGGTCGTGCCGGACCTGCCGGGGCGGCCGGGGAGCCTGGTGGAGGCGTTCCTGCCGTGGCTCGGGCTGCTCGTGCCGGTGCTCGTCGCCGCCGGGCTGGTGCGGCGGTCGGCGACCGCGCTGCTCGCCGCGCTGCTGCCGGTCACGGCGTGGGCCGGTACCTTCGGGGGGCTGCTCCTGCCCGCCCCGGACGCGCGGCACGACCTGACGGTGGTGCAGCACAACGTCAGCGACGAGAACGCCGACCCGGCGGGCACCGCACGGGCCCTGGCGGCGGCCCGCCCGGACCTGATCGCCCTTCAGGAGGTCACCCCGCGGGCGCTGCCCGCCTACCGGGCGGCGCTCTCGGCGCGCTACCCGCACCACGAGGTCCGCGGCACGGTCGGCCTCTGGTCGGCGCACCCCCTCACGGACGTGCGCGCACTGGACATCCGGCCGCGCGGGGTGGAACCGGGGTGGCGGCGCGCACTGCGGGCCACGGCGTCGACCCGGCACGGGGACGTCGCCGTGTACGTGGCGCACCTGCCGTCCGTACGGCTCAACGCGCGGGGCTTCGACGCGGCCCGCCGGGACGAGAGCGCCGGGCTGCTCGGCTCGCTGCTCGCCGCCGAGCCCCTGGACCGGGTGGTGCTGCTCGGCGACCTCAACGGCGCGGTCGACGACCGGGGCCTGGCCCCGCTGACCTCGCGCCTCGGCACGGCCGGCACGGGGTTCGCCTTCAGCTGGCCCGCGTCGGCGCCGCTCGCCCGCATCGACCACGTCCTGGCCCGCCGCGCGGAGGTCCTCCGGATCTGGACCCTGCCCCCGACCGGCTCCGACCACCTGCCGGTCGCCGCCCGCCTGGCGTACTGA
- a CDS encoding transglycosylase domain-containing protein, which yields MGRADAQRSRQREARREQGRGGRIRRLFTWRKLLGALFVFCLLAMGGFYAVYLLVPVPSANAEAELQSNVYRYSDGSILARTGKINRSIVGLDKIPDPVEKAFVAAENKTFYEDSGVDFKGTARGVVNTITGKGKQGGSTITQQYVKNYYLDQSQTVTRKLKELVISLKVDQRKSKEEILAGYLNTSYYGRGAYGIQAAAQAYYGVDAGKLTVEQGAYLAALLQAPSQYDWTSASPSGRKLVTQRWNYVLDNMVEERWLDPAERAGMDFPEPQSPRPAPGMEGQTGYLVAAANQELIRQGVAEEDITAGGWTITLHVDKKRQKELVEAVDKQLESRLDREDDEVDAAVQAGATSVDPKTGHVVALYGGVGATEHWTSNATRRDYQPASTFKPLVFAAALENRSRTQDGRRIGVNTVYDGTSRRPVRGGATYFAPQNEDDRSYGPVTVQRAMNKSINSVFAQMIVDVGPAEVKKTALALGMRDVDGFVESPAMSLGTMNASTWDMAGVYATLDNHGKRVTPSIVKSAEHRDRTAQLADPIGPQVVSRRTADTVTSVLTGVVRNGSGQAAGTPAYQAAGKTGTSENNKSAWFAGYTPELTTVVALFGEDAQKGTQTTLTGTAGMGRANGGGFPARIWADYTLDALGGGSDARFDLDVTEIGDGGPQPSASPSESTTPSAPPSDEPDEPTTGPSSSAPVRTPSTPAPPSSPTPPTQSPSSSPSSSPDPGGSGDPGTDPGTDVGLTDDKASRP from the coding sequence ATGGGCCGAGCGGATGCGCAGCGGTCCCGGCAGCGCGAGGCGCGCCGGGAACAGGGGAGAGGCGGGCGCATACGCCGCCTCTTCACGTGGCGGAAGCTGCTGGGCGCGCTCTTCGTGTTCTGCCTGCTCGCCATGGGCGGCTTCTACGCCGTCTACCTGCTCGTCCCGGTCCCCAGCGCCAACGCCGAGGCGGAGCTGCAGAGCAACGTCTACCGGTACTCCGACGGCTCGATCCTCGCCCGCACCGGCAAGATCAACCGATCCATCGTCGGCCTCGACAAGATCCCCGACCCGGTGGAGAAGGCGTTCGTCGCGGCGGAGAACAAGACCTTCTACGAGGACTCCGGCGTCGACTTCAAGGGCACCGCCCGCGGCGTGGTCAACACGATCACCGGCAAGGGCAAGCAGGGCGGCTCGACCATCACCCAGCAGTACGTCAAGAACTACTACCTGGACCAGAGCCAGACCGTCACCCGGAAGCTCAAGGAGCTGGTGATCTCCCTCAAGGTCGACCAGCGCAAGAGCAAGGAGGAGATCCTCGCCGGGTACCTCAACACCAGCTACTACGGCCGCGGCGCCTACGGCATACAGGCCGCCGCCCAGGCCTACTACGGCGTCGACGCCGGCAAGCTGACGGTCGAGCAGGGCGCCTACCTCGCCGCGCTGCTCCAGGCCCCCTCCCAGTACGACTGGACCTCCGCGTCGCCGAGCGGCCGCAAGCTGGTCACCCAGCGCTGGAACTACGTCCTCGACAACATGGTCGAGGAGCGGTGGCTCGACCCTGCCGAGCGCGCCGGCATGGACTTCCCCGAGCCGCAGTCGCCCCGGCCCGCCCCCGGCATGGAGGGCCAGACCGGCTACCTCGTCGCCGCCGCCAACCAGGAGCTGATACGCCAGGGCGTCGCCGAGGAGGACATCACCGCGGGCGGCTGGACGATCACCCTCCACGTCGACAAGAAGCGCCAGAAGGAGCTGGTCGAGGCGGTCGACAAGCAGCTCGAGAGCAGGCTCGACCGGGAGGACGACGAGGTCGACGCCGCCGTGCAGGCCGGCGCCACCTCCGTCGACCCGAAGACCGGGCACGTCGTCGCCCTGTACGGCGGGGTCGGCGCCACCGAGCACTGGACGTCCAACGCCACCCGCCGCGACTACCAGCCCGCCTCCACGTTCAAGCCGCTCGTCTTCGCCGCGGCCCTGGAGAACCGCTCCCGGACGCAGGACGGCCGCCGGATCGGCGTCAACACCGTGTACGACGGCACCAGCCGCCGTCCCGTCAGGGGCGGCGCCACCTACTTCGCCCCCCAGAACGAGGACGACCGCAGCTACGGCCCGGTCACCGTCCAGCGCGCCATGAACAAGTCGATCAACTCGGTCTTCGCGCAGATGATCGTGGACGTCGGCCCGGCCGAGGTGAAGAAGACCGCGCTGGCCCTCGGCATGCGGGACGTCGACGGCTTCGTGGAGTCGCCCGCGATGTCGCTCGGCACCATGAACGCCTCCACCTGGGACATGGCGGGCGTGTACGCCACGCTCGACAACCACGGCAAGAGGGTCACCCCGTCGATCGTGAAGTCCGCCGAGCACCGCGACCGCACGGCCCAGCTCGCCGACCCGATCGGGCCGCAGGTCGTCAGCCGCCGGACCGCCGACACCGTCACCTCCGTACTGACCGGCGTCGTCCGCAACGGCTCCGGCCAGGCGGCCGGCACCCCGGCGTACCAGGCGGCCGGCAAGACCGGCACGTCGGAGAACAACAAGTCGGCCTGGTTCGCCGGCTACACGCCCGAACTGACCACCGTGGTCGCCCTCTTCGGCGAGGACGCGCAGAAGGGCACCCAGACCACCCTGACCGGCACCGCCGGCATGGGCCGGGCCAACGGCGGCGGCTTCCCCGCCCGCATCTGGGCCGACTACACGCTGGACGCCCTCGGCGGCGGCTCCGACGCGCGGTTCGACCTGGACGTCACGGAGATCGGGGACGGCGGACCGCAGCCCTCCGCGTCCCCGTCGGAGAGCACCACGCCCTCCGCGCCTCCGAGCGACGAGCCGGACGAGCCGACGACGGGCCCGTCCTCCAGCGCCCCCGTGCGCACCCCGTCCACGCCGGCCCCGCCCAGCAGCCCGACGCCGCCCACCCAGTCCCCGTCGTCCTCGCCCTCGTCCTCGCCCGATCCGGGCGGCAGCGGCGACCCGGGCACGGACCCCGGCACGGACGTCGGCCTCACCGACGACAAGGCGTCCCGCCCGTAG
- a CDS encoding peroxiredoxin: MLTVGDQFPTYDLTACVSLESGKEFAQIDHKAYEGKWRVVFFWPKDFTFVCPTEIAAFGKLNDEFADRDAQILGVSGDSEFVHHAWRKDHDDLRDLPFPMLADSKHELMQACGVEGEDGFAQRAVFIVDPNNEIQFAMVTAGSVGRNPKEVLRVLDALQTDELCPCNWSKGDETLDPVKLLAGE; the protein is encoded by the coding sequence GTGCTCACTGTCGGTGACCAGTTCCCCACGTACGACCTGACCGCCTGTGTGTCGCTCGAGAGCGGCAAGGAGTTCGCGCAGATCGACCACAAGGCCTACGAGGGCAAGTGGCGCGTGGTGTTCTTCTGGCCGAAGGACTTCACCTTCGTCTGCCCGACCGAGATCGCCGCGTTCGGCAAGCTGAACGACGAGTTCGCGGACCGCGACGCGCAGATCCTCGGCGTCTCCGGCGACTCGGAGTTCGTGCACCACGCCTGGCGCAAGGACCACGACGACCTGCGTGACCTGCCCTTCCCGATGCTGGCCGACTCCAAGCACGAGCTGATGCAGGCCTGCGGCGTCGAGGGCGAGGACGGCTTCGCGCAGCGCGCCGTCTTCATCGTGGACCCGAACAACGAGATCCAGTTCGCGATGGTGACCGCCGGCTCCGTCGGCCGCAACCCCAAGGAGGTCCTGCGGGTCCTGGACGCCCTGCAGACCGACGAGCTGTGCCCCTGCAACTGGAGCAAGGGCGACGAGACCCTCGACCCGGTCAAGCTGCTGGCCGGCGAGTGA
- a CDS encoding SPFH domain-containing protein, producing MREFTAYSVGGGLALLAGLAGLALGVCLVVAGAAVAEDTSAAARAGLIVLGALVGLAAVLAMCGLNMVAPGEARVVQLFGRYRGTVRADGLRWVNPLTSRVAISTRVRNHETAVLKVNDAYGNPIELAAVVVWRVEDTAQAMFEVDDYERFVSTQTEAAVRHIAIEYPYDSHDEEGLSLRGDAEEITEKLAAELHARVAAAGVRIIESRFTHLAYAPEIASAMLQRQQAGAMVAARQKIVEGAVGMVELALDRLTERDIVELDPERKAAMVSNLMVVLCGDRSAQPVVNTGSLYQ from the coding sequence GTGCGGGAGTTCACGGCGTACAGCGTCGGCGGAGGCCTCGCGCTGCTGGCCGGACTGGCCGGACTGGCGCTGGGCGTGTGCCTCGTCGTCGCCGGTGCGGCGGTGGCCGAGGACACGTCGGCGGCCGCGCGGGCCGGGCTGATCGTCCTCGGCGCCCTGGTGGGCCTGGCGGCAGTGCTCGCGATGTGCGGGCTCAACATGGTCGCGCCGGGCGAGGCGCGGGTGGTGCAGCTCTTCGGGCGGTACCGGGGGACGGTGCGCGCGGACGGGCTGCGCTGGGTGAACCCGCTGACGTCGCGGGTGGCGATCTCGACGCGCGTGCGGAACCACGAGACGGCGGTCCTGAAGGTCAACGACGCCTATGGCAACCCGATCGAGCTGGCCGCGGTCGTCGTGTGGCGGGTGGAGGACACGGCGCAGGCCATGTTCGAGGTGGACGACTACGAGCGGTTCGTCTCCACGCAGACGGAGGCGGCGGTCCGGCACATCGCGATCGAGTACCCGTACGACTCCCACGACGAGGAGGGGCTGTCGCTGCGCGGTGACGCCGAGGAGATCACCGAGAAGCTGGCGGCGGAGCTGCACGCGCGTGTGGCGGCGGCCGGTGTGCGGATCATCGAGTCGCGCTTCACGCACCTGGCCTACGCCCCGGAGATCGCCTCGGCGATGCTCCAGCGGCAGCAGGCGGGCGCGATGGTGGCGGCCCGGCAGAAGATCGTGGAGGGCGCGGTCGGCATGGTGGAGTTGGCGCTGGACCGGCTCACGGAGCGCGACATAGTGGAGCTGGACCCCGAGCGGAAGGCGGCCATGGTCTCCAATCTGATGGTGGTGCTGTGCGGTGACCGCTCGGCGCAGCCGGTCGTCAACACGGGCTCCCTCTACCAGTGA